In Chitinophaga sp. HK235, a single window of DNA contains:
- a CDS encoding RNA polymerase sigma factor, with the protein MEDKMLLLAIAEGDETAFVRLFEKHRAKVYFAAQKLLKSDISSKDVLQEVFTTIWLNRESLHEIENFDAYLHTMVRNNIYSKLRRKKAEVKVIRTIQENSVDMDSGTEESIKLRDLQATLSRAARLLTPQQKHVYHLSRTAGFSHDEIAAQLNISKETVKKHIMAANKIVQTFLRDQSFLLVIFLCVCDYTHDFGEFSPHPHESHVLSNDANILISNTLDNTVVF; encoded by the coding sequence ATGGAGGATAAAATGCTTTTGCTTGCAATAGCGGAGGGGGACGAAACTGCATTTGTAAGATTATTTGAAAAACATAGGGCGAAAGTATATTTCGCTGCCCAAAAGCTATTGAAATCAGACATTAGCAGCAAAGATGTATTGCAGGAAGTATTTACGACCATTTGGCTAAACCGGGAGTCGCTCCATGAAATTGAAAACTTTGACGCCTACCTGCATACCATGGTGCGGAACAATATTTATAGTAAGTTAAGAAGAAAGAAGGCGGAAGTAAAAGTTATCAGAACGATTCAGGAAAACAGCGTCGATATGGATAGTGGTACGGAAGAATCCATTAAGTTGCGCGACCTGCAGGCTACTTTATCCCGGGCCGCCCGTTTATTAACCCCTCAGCAAAAACATGTATACCATCTAAGCAGAACAGCAGGATTTAGTCATGATGAAATAGCTGCACAACTAAATATCTCCAAAGAAACCGTAAAGAAACATATTATGGCCGCCAACAAAATTGTACAAACCTTTTTGCGCGACCAAAGTTTCTTACTGGTAATTTTCCTATGCGTTTGCGACTATACACATGATTTTGGTGAATTCTCCCCACACCCTCATGAAAGCCACGTTCTTTCTAATGATGCTAATATATTGATTTCAAACACCTTAGACAATACCGTAGTTTTCTGA
- a CDS encoding antibiotic biosynthesis monooxygenase, which translates to MEKDGATVVISHQVIEGKHQEYEEWLNEIGPLCRSTVGHIDWHIIRPIPGLTYLYTIIIRFDTIDHLKRWMESPDRKRFIEKIRPLLVTDDNYHIKNGLDFLFTPEKDKVKPPVRWKQFLVTWSAIYPLTTIMPLILAPVLRFLKVPHIRFIDSFFISGVIVLLMVYLVMPHYTKWIRKWLYK; encoded by the coding sequence ATGGAAAAAGACGGTGCAACGGTGGTTATATCACACCAGGTTATCGAAGGAAAACATCAGGAATATGAAGAATGGCTGAATGAAATCGGTCCACTTTGCAGAAGCACTGTTGGGCATATTGACTGGCATATTATTCGCCCGATTCCTGGTCTTACCTATTTATACACCATCATCATACGGTTTGATACAATAGACCATCTGAAACGCTGGATGGAGTCTCCGGACAGGAAACGCTTCATTGAAAAAATCCGTCCGCTCCTGGTAACAGATGACAATTACCATATAAAAAACGGGCTGGATTTTTTGTTCACACCGGAAAAAGACAAAGTAAAACCACCTGTCCGATGGAAACAGTTTCTTGTAACATGGTCGGCAATTTATCCTTTGACCACAATTATGCCGCTGATTTTAGCTCCGGTATTAAGATTCCTGAAAGTTCCCCACATACGATTTATTGATTCGTTTTTCATTTCGGGTGTTATTGTGCTACTGATGGTTTATCTGGTAATGCCACATTATACCAAATGGATCAGGAAATGGCTTTATAAATAA
- a CDS encoding SusC/RagA family TonB-linked outer membrane protein, which produces MKTIFVFLLAVSMQLSAKSYSQNVTLKGEKLNIPQIFAAIERQTDYVFFYKDDVLKSTTPVTVNLNNVPVSDALATCLKGQPLSYSIVGRNIIVLKSESPNRNTANQQSSLLIKGVVTDEKGAPLTGVTIRIKGTPLGTSTDANGRFQISVPANSSKVLVFSYIGTETVEIPVVNEDPVAVHLKQKDNLQLEIVVTAYGIKRQPKELGYAATTISGKELNQAENINATSGLIGKVSGLSIQTQDNNLDPSYKINLRGNRSITGNNAALVVLDGAIVAPYILSNINPNDIESVNVLKGSAAASLYGSNGSNGALVITTKKPAVGKTEVNFKTSVQWESISKLPNLQYTYGGWGGESSYVDPVTGQTVNVPFENQQFGPKYDGSTVEVGTPKRIFYNDGTYKDTVIKTTYSPKKGSRTDFFQTGITKQYDLSLGTATQNSSTYVAYQRTDRSDIVPGNKLSKNFFKLNGSTKYSIVSLDYALGYTNTNTDQVWNRGSIYSQILNSPAHVDLGWFKSGFFSSPDNYFNAWNDNPWWNVDNFRTKSTDNKFVGNVAARLAITDNIEASYRFGYTYSAYNYKNTGNGWKYSDYEQSNPYNIPGGTQASNRKVLLPTSGGGSTFESRITGDLLLTFKKELSKNINSKLLLGHSIIQDRYNSENFNANTLAFNDFYNVSSYIGQQTAGEAKAERNQQAAFADLSFGINKYLFLHGSYRFDWTSILTASNRRFSYGSADAAFILSDVLPQLFDNDVVNFGKVRIAYSQTGQVNLNTISTYGAYLTTPSFNVASNYPFNNSVGYSKNTMAPNPNLKDERTTEIEGGIELSFLKNRINFTGTVFKQRTKNQTIPTQVSPTTGYSAMLVNGGETSNFGVESDIKLTLIDNRSTGLRWDVGANFTYINNKVISLPNDGADLSMTNDAYAVVGYAFPALKVTDFSRDPATGKVIVDHNGYPTRAAAYKFMGSIFQPYRLGLTTSVSYKNFGLTIVADYRGGGVLFNQIGQTLDWTGSSEHSTYGDRQRFVFPNSVYDDGSGHYVDNKSRQIANVYQFWQAYSTMGTPYVTSNAFWKLREVVLSYTLPASLFSGFKTIKGATVAVTGRNLFMWRPAENIWTDPEFNLGGAYNADGTTNTSQTPPTRFIGGSVSVRF; this is translated from the coding sequence ATGAAAACAATCTTTGTTTTTCTGTTGGCTGTCAGTATGCAACTGAGCGCCAAATCGTATTCACAGAACGTTACGCTGAAAGGAGAAAAACTGAATATTCCGCAAATATTTGCGGCTATAGAGCGCCAGACTGACTACGTTTTCTTTTACAAAGATGATGTACTGAAGTCTACCACTCCTGTCACGGTAAATCTCAATAACGTTCCTGTATCCGACGCGCTGGCCACCTGTTTAAAAGGACAACCACTGAGCTACTCTATTGTAGGACGCAACATCATCGTATTAAAATCAGAGTCTCCTAATCGTAATACTGCTAATCAACAGTCATCCCTGCTTATCAAAGGTGTAGTAACGGATGAAAAAGGAGCACCATTAACGGGTGTAACGATAAGGATCAAAGGCACTCCACTCGGCACCAGTACAGACGCGAATGGTCGTTTTCAAATTTCCGTTCCTGCCAACAGTTCCAAAGTTCTGGTGTTCAGCTACATTGGAACAGAAACGGTAGAAATACCGGTGGTTAACGAAGATCCCGTTGCTGTACACTTAAAACAAAAGGACAATCTCCAGCTGGAAATAGTAGTCACCGCCTATGGCATCAAACGTCAGCCAAAGGAACTGGGATATGCTGCTACCACTATCAGTGGTAAAGAATTAAACCAGGCGGAAAACATCAACGCCACTTCCGGGTTAATTGGTAAAGTATCCGGCCTGTCCATTCAAACACAGGACAACAACCTGGATCCTTCCTATAAAATCAACTTACGCGGCAACAGATCTATTACCGGGAATAATGCTGCTCTTGTTGTGCTGGACGGAGCAATTGTGGCACCTTATATTCTGAGTAATATCAATCCCAATGACATTGAAAGTGTAAACGTGCTCAAAGGCAGCGCTGCAGCTTCATTGTATGGATCTAATGGTAGCAATGGCGCGTTGGTTATTACCACTAAGAAACCAGCTGTTGGTAAAACAGAAGTAAACTTTAAAACCAGCGTACAGTGGGAAAGTATTTCCAAACTGCCGAATCTGCAATATACCTATGGTGGCTGGGGAGGCGAATCCAGCTATGTAGATCCTGTAACAGGACAAACCGTTAATGTTCCCTTTGAAAATCAGCAATTCGGGCCTAAGTACGATGGAAGTACTGTGGAAGTAGGAACACCAAAGCGGATATTTTACAACGACGGTACCTATAAAGACACCGTGATAAAAACCACGTACTCGCCGAAAAAAGGATCACGTACCGATTTTTTCCAGACAGGCATTACCAAACAGTATGATTTATCACTGGGCACCGCCACTCAGAACTCATCGACTTATGTAGCCTACCAGCGAACAGACCGGTCAGATATCGTTCCGGGAAATAAGCTGTCGAAAAACTTCTTTAAACTGAATGGGAGCACTAAATACAGTATTGTAAGCCTCGATTATGCGTTGGGCTATACCAATACTAACACTGACCAGGTATGGAACAGAGGCTCCATATACAGCCAAATCCTGAATTCCCCGGCACACGTTGATTTAGGCTGGTTCAAAAGTGGTTTCTTCTCTTCTCCTGATAACTACTTCAACGCCTGGAATGATAATCCCTGGTGGAACGTGGATAACTTCAGAACAAAAAGCACTGATAATAAGTTTGTAGGGAATGTAGCAGCAAGGCTCGCGATAACAGACAATATAGAAGCCAGTTACCGATTCGGTTACACTTACAGTGCCTACAACTATAAAAATACCGGTAACGGCTGGAAATACTCTGACTACGAGCAAAGCAATCCCTATAATATTCCGGGTGGTACCCAGGCGTCCAACAGAAAGGTGTTACTGCCTACATCAGGCGGTGGATCAACCTTTGAATCACGTATAACGGGCGATTTGTTATTGACATTTAAAAAGGAGTTGTCAAAAAATATCAACTCAAAACTCTTATTAGGACACTCCATTATACAGGATAGATATAATAGTGAAAACTTTAATGCAAACACACTCGCATTTAATGACTTCTATAATGTATCCAGCTATATTGGCCAGCAAACTGCCGGCGAAGCCAAGGCGGAACGAAATCAGCAGGCGGCATTTGCTGATTTATCTTTTGGTATAAATAAATACCTGTTTTTACACGGTAGCTATCGTTTTGACTGGACCTCAATCCTGACAGCTTCCAACAGAAGATTCTCCTATGGATCAGCCGATGCGGCGTTTATTCTTTCTGATGTGTTGCCGCAATTATTCGATAATGACGTGGTGAATTTTGGAAAGGTAAGAATCGCATACAGCCAGACAGGCCAGGTAAATCTAAACACCATCAGTACTTACGGAGCTTATCTGACCACTCCTTCCTTCAATGTTGCGTCTAATTATCCATTTAATAATAGTGTGGGCTATAGCAAAAATACAATGGCTCCCAATCCCAATCTGAAAGATGAACGCACAACGGAAATAGAAGGAGGTATCGAACTTAGTTTCCTGAAAAACAGAATTAACTTTACCGGAACGGTTTTCAAACAAAGAACAAAAAACCAAACGATTCCTACTCAGGTATCTCCCACAACAGGATATTCTGCTATGCTGGTGAATGGTGGAGAAACCTCCAATTTCGGTGTTGAATCAGATATCAAATTAACGCTCATTGATAACAGATCCACTGGCTTAAGATGGGATGTGGGCGCCAACTTCACCTATATCAACAATAAAGTAATTTCCTTGCCTAATGATGGTGCTGATTTATCGATGACAAATGACGCTTATGCAGTAGTAGGCTATGCTTTCCCGGCTTTAAAAGTAACCGATTTCTCCAGAGACCCTGCCACCGGAAAGGTCATCGTTGATCATAACGGCTACCCTACACGTGCAGCAGCTTATAAGTTCATGGGATCCATCTTTCAACCCTACCGCCTGGGCCTGACGACTTCCGTTTCCTACAAAAATTTCGGACTCACTATCGTAGCGGACTACAGAGGTGGCGGTGTATTGTTTAACCAGATCGGACAAACATTAGACTGGACCGGTTCCTCTGAACACTCTACCTATGGTGATCGCCAACGATTTGTATTCCCTAATTCCGTTTATGATGACGGAAGCGGACATTATGTAGACAACAAATCCAGGCAAATTGCCAATGTGTACCAGTTCTGGCAGGCATATAGCACCATGGGAACACCCTATGTTACCAGCAATGCCTTCTGGAAACTCAGAGAAGTGGTATTGTCCTACACCTTACCAGCATCTCTTTTCAGCGGATTTAAAACTATCAAGGGCGCTACAGTAGCGGTTACCGGCAGAAATTTGTTTATGTGGAGACCAGCAGAAAATATCTGGACCGATCCCGAATTTAATCTTGGTGGCGCCTATAACGCAGACGGTACTACGAACACTTCACAAACGCCGCCAACAAGATTTATAGGTGGAAGCGTTAGCGTCAGGTTTTAA
- a CDS encoding DUF1735 domain-containing protein — protein MKKHFNLIYISLLAITVQSCMKDKFGTSLSDIPGTKIVELAPVDDGATTSIDSRMKTINRLPSTLKAVDTITIPVYLGSTTGISDQDITVTLARDTAAITKYNIAKGTNWSFFPENTIVSENLKVTIPAGKNVGYFKLLVNTLDVKSDDKYMVAYNIAQVPKPLSISADRFYVYYKLVVRNKYDGYYSFRPGGMTDYQFAENVAISNTTVDLVTIDDSTCIMRDAYAYKNSGLDPYGKPLNAHIFWSTASNSWNWYGYFCPVLHFDPNGSGQIIRVTNYFGQPDPVRGRYAALSPAPAEAAASKWDPATRNVKVYYLMYDGTFKGGWQGSKVWFYDNLTFISDRP, from the coding sequence ATGAAAAAACATTTTAACCTGATATATATAAGTCTCCTGGCAATAACAGTGCAGTCCTGCATGAAAGATAAATTTGGCACATCCCTGTCGGATATTCCAGGCACTAAAATCGTGGAACTGGCTCCTGTGGATGATGGCGCCACCACATCGATAGATAGTCGTATGAAAACGATCAACCGGTTGCCTTCTACCCTTAAAGCGGTAGATACTATCACTATCCCGGTTTATCTCGGCAGTACTACCGGTATTTCAGACCAGGATATAACGGTGACGCTTGCACGGGATACCGCTGCCATTACCAAATATAACATCGCTAAAGGAACGAACTGGAGCTTTTTTCCGGAGAACACGATCGTCAGCGAAAATTTAAAAGTGACGATACCTGCAGGTAAAAATGTAGGCTACTTTAAATTGCTGGTGAATACACTCGATGTAAAATCGGACGACAAATATATGGTCGCCTACAATATTGCTCAAGTGCCCAAGCCGCTATCTATCAGTGCCGACAGGTTTTATGTGTATTACAAACTGGTTGTCAGAAACAAATACGATGGTTATTATTCATTCCGCCCCGGCGGCATGACCGACTATCAGTTTGCGGAGAATGTTGCTATTAGCAACACCACTGTCGACCTGGTGACGATAGATGATTCTACCTGTATTATGAGAGACGCCTACGCGTATAAGAACTCCGGCCTTGACCCGTATGGTAAACCATTAAATGCACATATATTCTGGAGTACTGCCAGCAACAGTTGGAACTGGTACGGATATTTTTGTCCGGTATTACATTTTGATCCAAATGGGAGTGGTCAGATCATCCGTGTAACCAATTACTTCGGACAGCCTGACCCTGTAAGGGGCCGTTATGCTGCTTTAAGTCCTGCTCCGGCAGAAGCTGCTGCTTCTAAATGGGACCCGGCCACCCGGAATGTAAAGGTTTATTATCTAATGTACGATGGCACTTTTAAAGGAGGATGGCAGGGATCGAAAGTATGGTTCTATGATAACCTGACTTTTATAAGCGACAGACCCTAA
- a CDS encoding SusD/RagB family nutrient-binding outer membrane lipoprotein, translating to MKVLTKYLLVLLLIAGMSACSKTYFDINENNPNNPNNVDIDLVLSPQLRSIAYIQNMGSDDMSYWMGYWTIGGGSFVNSYVFNYTFDNKWFQGMWTSYYGYLGNLQYIDQHANGNNFYRGIVKTMNVVCYHNLIDLFGNIPYTQALQIDKYPTPVYDDAATIYNDLYQQLDSARDLIKNWTGNVPKGDIMYNGNKANWIKFINTLQLRLILRVSQLGTKPPYYATALQHLLSSASADGYISSVQNEGNVNPGFFNQSGKGNPLVERFWNISQNQQTSNYNYFRANAAAVNFYWDGFNGYGDWRLYRMYAPYDNNPNHFKGAYFGVPTANNDTLSGLSWGDNVNGSFSGTNGFGIIKNVNQPIPMITSFESYFLQAEAAYRNLIPGDYKELYKNGVRANFTYLYKGSLPDPSGNVFYQPNDAIADANGYMAQTSGKVNNFNIELTTDPLQTILSQKWIAMNGVNPFEPYADFRRTGWPTYIYGSKYPGAPALPKRVFYPSVEYATNTANVKAQGEDLLTKKIFWGR from the coding sequence ATGAAAGTATTAACTAAATATTTACTCGTTCTGTTGTTGATAGCAGGGATGTCAGCTTGCTCAAAAACATACTTTGATATAAATGAAAATAATCCCAATAATCCCAACAACGTAGATATCGATCTGGTGTTGTCTCCACAATTAAGGAGCATCGCCTACATACAGAATATGGGATCAGACGACATGTCGTACTGGATGGGTTACTGGACTATCGGCGGCGGTTCCTTTGTGAACTCATATGTATTCAATTATACCTTTGACAACAAGTGGTTCCAGGGTATGTGGACCAGCTACTACGGCTATCTTGGAAACTTGCAGTATATTGACCAACACGCCAATGGCAATAACTTTTACAGAGGTATTGTGAAAACAATGAATGTAGTTTGTTATCATAACCTGATTGACCTGTTTGGAAATATTCCTTACACACAGGCATTGCAGATCGATAAATACCCTACCCCTGTGTATGACGATGCGGCCACTATTTACAATGATTTGTACCAGCAACTGGATAGTGCCAGAGACCTGATTAAGAACTGGACAGGAAACGTGCCCAAAGGGGATATTATGTACAATGGGAATAAGGCCAACTGGATTAAATTTATCAATACGCTCCAGCTAAGACTGATACTCAGAGTGAGTCAGCTAGGTACCAAACCACCCTATTATGCCACTGCATTACAGCATTTGCTCAGCAGTGCATCGGCTGACGGTTACATTTCAAGTGTACAAAACGAAGGAAATGTAAACCCCGGATTTTTTAATCAAAGCGGAAAGGGCAATCCACTGGTAGAAAGATTCTGGAATATCAGCCAGAATCAGCAAACGTCCAACTATAACTACTTCAGGGCAAATGCAGCCGCTGTTAATTTTTACTGGGATGGCTTCAATGGCTATGGCGACTGGCGGCTGTATAGAATGTATGCCCCATACGATAATAATCCGAACCATTTTAAGGGTGCTTATTTTGGTGTGCCTACCGCTAATAATGATACGTTATCAGGTTTGTCCTGGGGTGATAACGTAAATGGTAGCTTCTCCGGCACCAACGGCTTTGGCATTATTAAGAATGTCAATCAGCCTATTCCGATGATTACGTCATTCGAAAGTTATTTCCTGCAAGCGGAGGCAGCTTATAGAAATCTGATTCCGGGGGACTATAAAGAGTTATACAAAAACGGGGTTCGTGCCAACTTCACCTACTTATACAAAGGCTCTTTGCCAGATCCTTCCGGTAATGTTTTCTATCAGCCCAACGATGCTATTGCAGACGCAAATGGTTATATGGCGCAGACTTCAGGCAAGGTCAACAACTTCAATATAGAGCTGACTACCGACCCTCTGCAAACCATCTTATCTCAAAAGTGGATTGCCATGAATGGGGTCAATCCATTTGAACCTTACGCCGATTTCCGTCGCACCGGATGGCCCACTTACATTTATGGTTCCAAATATCCCGGAGCGCCGGCTTTACCCAAAAGAGTATTTTATCCAAGCGTGGAATATGCCACCAATACGGCTAACGTAAAGGCTCAGGGAGAAGACCTACTTACCAAAAAAATATTCTGGGGTAGATAA
- a CDS encoding FAD-dependent monooxygenase, which translates to MKIIIIGGSIGGLSAGIALDCKGYDVEIYERSAGRMQDRGAGLVIQPDMMNYLQEHHISAKEVFGVPAYERQVLNSNGDPSYTFKNDTSFTSWNYIWQQLKDHFPEDRYYFGHQLETIAEKDNHVAVTFANGIRKTADLVIGADGYSSVTRAHFLPESAPAYAGYVAYRGLIPESKMTDEEIAFFENRFSIYPYRHSHLLCYMVPGTKGELNKGQRLYNWVWYLNKSEQQLNEILTDKDGKKRLYAVPPAFLSSKSINDLHQLANDELPAILRDRVHQTENPFVQVIVDLAVPKMYSGRIALLGDAAFVVRPHTASGTAKAYRDAIALADCLYYHKDDIDSALPHWNDQQIREASHLIQYGKQLALRSGLGGNI; encoded by the coding sequence ATGAAAATAATAATTATAGGAGGCTCTATCGGTGGACTCAGCGCAGGTATTGCACTTGATTGCAAGGGATACGATGTTGAAATTTATGAACGCTCTGCAGGCCGTATGCAGGACAGAGGTGCGGGATTAGTTATTCAGCCGGACATGATGAATTATTTGCAGGAACACCATATTTCTGCAAAAGAAGTTTTTGGTGTGCCGGCGTATGAAAGACAAGTGCTGAATAGTAATGGTGATCCTTCTTACACATTCAAAAACGATACTTCATTCACCTCCTGGAATTACATTTGGCAACAACTCAAAGATCACTTTCCGGAAGACCGGTATTACTTTGGTCATCAATTGGAAACGATAGCGGAAAAAGACAATCATGTAGCGGTAACTTTTGCCAACGGCATTAGGAAAACAGCCGACCTGGTTATTGGTGCAGATGGTTACAGCTCTGTAACGAGAGCTCATTTTTTGCCGGAATCAGCGCCCGCTTATGCAGGTTATGTTGCCTACCGTGGGTTGATACCGGAAAGTAAAATGACCGATGAAGAAATTGCTTTTTTTGAGAATAGATTTTCCATTTATCCATACCGGCATTCTCACTTGCTTTGCTATATGGTGCCGGGTACAAAAGGAGAATTAAACAAAGGACAACGTTTATACAATTGGGTTTGGTATCTTAATAAATCGGAACAACAATTAAACGAAATACTCACGGATAAAGACGGCAAAAAGAGACTATATGCCGTGCCTCCTGCTTTCCTGAGCAGCAAATCCATCAACGACCTTCATCAACTTGCCAACGATGAACTTCCTGCAATTCTCAGGGACAGGGTCCATCAAACCGAAAATCCTTTTGTTCAGGTAATTGTTGACCTGGCTGTTCCCAAAATGTATAGCGGACGTATTGCGTTGCTCGGCGATGCGGCTTTTGTTGTAAGACCCCATACCGCTTCCGGCACTGCTAAAGCCTATCGTGATGCTATTGCACTGGCAGATTGTTTGTATTATCATAAAGATGATATTGACAGCGCATTACCTCACTGGAATGACCAACAAATAAGAGAAGCATCCCACCTCATACAGTATGGCAAACAATTGGCACTAAGAAGCGGGCTTGGAGGGAATATTTAA
- a CDS encoding FecR family protein: protein MQDRLLELFHKYVNDSCSEEELSELFELFSLTGNEITVKELIAQTIEDIDQYPVQISTFLSIADAENILREILSNTPDVATETNTQPKVSFSRWWHWASAAMVAALVGLSGYYYVHHSGNKPLSQVARITPSDLNITSGSNKATLTLSNGQTIVLDSAQNGLLATQGPGRVVKTKTGEIIYSAEEKKDEEILYNNITTPRGGQYSLQLSDGSKVWLNAASSIRFPVAFPAGERKVYITGEAYFEVKHLIGNHDQPVPFIVEADNKSAANAGYRVEVLGTKFNINSYSNEPFVSTTLLEGKVRVHAHSTTQSQVLLPNQQVNISREGEMNLNKTIDVNAIIAWKNGYTQFSSVPLSAVMRQIERWYDVNVQFEDHVTDIKFTGKLKRNENLSEFLKILDLNNIKYEINNSTIIIKN from the coding sequence ATGCAGGACCGATTGCTGGAGTTATTCCACAAGTATGTGAATGATAGTTGTTCCGAGGAAGAACTATCGGAATTATTTGAATTATTTTCCCTTACCGGAAATGAAATAACGGTAAAGGAGCTGATTGCCCAAACCATTGAGGATATTGATCAATATCCGGTACAAATAAGTACATTTCTGAGTATTGCAGATGCCGAAAATATATTAAGAGAAATACTTTCCAACACACCTGATGTAGCTACTGAAACCAATACACAACCAAAGGTATCATTTTCCAGGTGGTGGCACTGGGCATCGGCAGCCATGGTCGCTGCACTTGTTGGCCTGTCAGGCTATTATTACGTTCACCATTCCGGCAACAAGCCATTATCCCAGGTGGCCCGCATAACGCCATCTGATCTGAATATCACCAGTGGCAGTAACAAAGCTACCCTTACCCTGAGCAACGGACAAACCATCGTATTGGATAGTGCCCAAAACGGATTGCTTGCAACGCAGGGACCAGGGCGTGTCGTAAAAACTAAAACCGGTGAAATCATTTATAGTGCAGAAGAAAAGAAAGACGAAGAGATATTATATAACAACATCACCACACCCCGTGGCGGCCAATATTCTCTGCAGCTATCAGATGGCAGTAAAGTATGGTTGAATGCTGCTTCCTCCATCAGATTCCCGGTAGCTTTTCCTGCCGGGGAACGAAAGGTATATATAACAGGAGAGGCATATTTTGAAGTGAAGCACCTGATAGGCAATCATGATCAACCGGTACCATTTATTGTTGAAGCAGATAACAAATCAGCAGCCAATGCCGGCTATAGGGTGGAAGTTTTGGGAACGAAATTCAATATTAACTCCTACTCCAATGAACCGTTTGTAAGTACCACCTTATTGGAAGGAAAAGTAAGAGTACACGCGCACAGCACCACGCAATCACAGGTATTATTGCCTAACCAGCAGGTAAATATAAGCCGGGAAGGAGAAATGAACCTCAATAAGACGATAGATGTGAATGCCATAATAGCATGGAAAAACGGCTATACCCAATTTTCTTCTGTCCCCCTTTCCGCTGTAATGCGACAAATAGAAAGATGGTATGATGTAAATGTTCAATTTGAAGATCATGTCACAGATATAAAATTCACCGGTAAATTAAAACGCAACGAGAATCTATCTGAATTCCTAAAAATATTAGACCTGAATAATATCAAATATGAAATAAATAATTCCACAATTATTATTAAAAATTAA
- a CDS encoding YhcG family protein, translated as MGNTLVKGEQLLFNEIKHLIESSRQKVLVKVNTELVLLYWSVGTKLNKHVLGNQRADYGKEVVKKLSNQLIEAFGKGWDDKTLRHCLRCAETFSEAQIVSAVQRQLSWTHIKTIVYLKDELQREFYLTMASNERWSSRQLQERINSMLYERTAISKKPELVIQNDLELLRNNKGMTTDLTFKDPYILDFLGLQDTYSERDLEQSIIYQLQLFILELGNDFAFLARQKRISIDDTDYYIDLLFYHRKLRRLVAIDLKLGKFEHSHKSQMELYLRWLAKYEQQPHELSPIGLILCADKNDELVELLELDAAGIHVAQYLLELPPKEVLQQKLHLAIHLAKQRFEVKNKAGVID; from the coding sequence ATGGGGAATACATTGGTAAAAGGGGAACAATTGTTATTTAACGAAATAAAACATCTAATTGAAAGTAGCAGACAGAAAGTGCTGGTGAAGGTAAATACGGAACTGGTACTATTATATTGGAGTGTGGGTACAAAATTAAATAAACATGTTTTGGGAAATCAAAGGGCTGACTATGGGAAAGAAGTTGTAAAGAAATTGTCTAACCAATTGATAGAGGCCTTTGGTAAAGGATGGGACGATAAGACTTTACGGCATTGTCTCCGCTGTGCGGAGACTTTCTCCGAAGCACAAATTGTCTCCGCAGTGCAGAGACAATTAAGTTGGACACATATAAAAACAATTGTTTATTTAAAAGATGAGTTGCAACGTGAATTTTACCTGACAATGGCTTCCAATGAACGATGGAGCAGCCGCCAACTACAGGAACGGATAAACTCTATGTTGTACGAGCGTACTGCAATTAGTAAGAAGCCGGAATTAGTCATTCAAAATGACCTTGAACTTTTACGAAACAACAAAGGAATGACAACGGATCTGACATTCAAAGATCCATATATTCTGGATTTTTTAGGTTTACAGGATACATATAGTGAAAGAGATCTGGAGCAAAGTATTATATATCAATTGCAGTTATTTATTTTAGAGTTAGGTAATGATTTTGCATTTTTAGCCAGGCAAAAACGAATTTCTATAGATGATACCGATTATTATATTGATCTTTTATTTTATCATCGTAAGTTAAGACGACTTGTCGCTATAGATTTAAAACTAGGTAAATTTGAGCATAGCCATAAAAGTCAGATGGAATTATATCTTCGCTGGCTGGCTAAGTACGAGCAACAACCACATGAATTATCTCCAATCGGACTAATACTTTGTGCTGATAAGAATGATGAATTGGTCGAACTATTAGAACTCGATGCAGCAGGTATACATGTTGCCCAGTACCTTCTGGAACTGCCTCCAAAGGAAGTATTGCAACAAAAGTTACATTTAGCAATACACTTGGCTAAACAGCGGTTTGAAGTGAAAAATAAAGCTGGAGTAATTGATTAA